One Gaiellales bacterium genomic window, CTCCTGCGCACCGTGGCACGTGATGATCGGCCAGGCTCAGGAGCAGGGCGTGCAGCTGCGCTCGCTCCGAGTCGTCGAGCGGCGCAAGGAAGTCGTTCTCGATCCGGGACGACAGCCGGCGAAGGCGGCCGAGCGCGGCGCGGCCGGCCGGCGTCATCTGGACGACGTGGCGACGGCGGTCGGCGGGGTCGCGGCGGCGCTCGACCAGGCCGGCCTCCTCGAGATCGTCGAGCATCCCCACGAGCTGGCCCTTGTCGTAGCCGAGCGCCTCGCCGATTGCGCCCTGCGTCTCGGTCGTCCCCTCGTCGAGCAGCGCCAGGATCGCATGGTGGTAGGGGTGCAGCCCCGTCCCTTCGTATGCCTCGAGCGTCTCGCTCTTTGCCGCCATGCCGAGGCGCTTGAGCAGGAAGGTCGCCGAGGAGACGAGCTCCTTGGGCAGCCGCTGCGGGGGATGCGTGGTGAGGATCTGGTTCACAACGCGAAGTGTAGCGCGAAACCGTGGTCTGTGTATACTGT contains:
- a CDS encoding MarR family winged helix-turn-helix transcriptional regulator; translated protein: MNQILTTHPPQRLPKELVSSATFLLKRLGMAAKSETLEAYEGTGLHPYHHAILALLDEGTTETQGAIGEALGYDKGQLVGMLDDLEEAGLVERRRDPADRRRHVVQMTPAGRAALGRLRRLSSRIENDFLAPLDDSERAQLHALLLSLADHHVPRCAGVADLKR